One genomic segment of Paraburkholderia phymatum STM815 includes these proteins:
- the bcsD gene encoding cellulose biosynthesis protein BcsD: MQDEHTAPLLDYYTRHQTSVQWRGFLSALAEEFETQLDTSQLRTLMARIGVRFAARYPATGCTTLDDLASFLNGIWSELDWGFVRVVERDDYLSIEHSCAPLAAFGERAAPWASAFLEGAYQHWLRELGAGSLALQEHPSANAHAYEFRLS, translated from the coding sequence ATGCAAGACGAACACACGGCACCCCTGCTCGACTATTACACGCGACATCAGACTTCAGTGCAATGGCGTGGCTTTCTCAGCGCGCTAGCCGAAGAATTCGAGACTCAGCTTGATACCTCGCAACTGCGCACGCTGATGGCGCGCATCGGTGTGCGCTTCGCCGCACGGTATCCCGCCACCGGATGCACGACGCTCGACGACCTCGCTTCCTTTCTCAACGGCATCTGGTCGGAACTCGACTGGGGCTTTGTGCGTGTTGTCGAGCGGGACGACTATCTTTCCATCGAGCATAGCTGCGCACCGCTTGCCGCATTTGGCGAGCGGGCGGCGCCGTGGGCATCGGCGTTTCTCGAAGGGGCGTATCAGCACTGGTTGCGCGAACTGGGCGCGGGCTCGCTAGCGTTGCAGGAACATCCAAGCGCGAACGCGCACGCGTACGAATTCAGGCTGTCATGA
- a CDS encoding alpha/beta fold hydrolase, protein MTQWILDQELTYCGQAVRYRTFGEGPPVVLIHGTPFSSFVWHRIAPHLARDRKVHVYDLLGYGQSERRDGQDVSLGVQNGLLAALLDHWQLDAPDVIAHDFGGATALRAHLIDGCDYASLTLIDPVAVAPWGSPFVRHVREHAAAFEGLPAYIHEAVVNAYIRGSIARTIAAHELAPYVSPWLGEVGQPAFYRQIAQMDQRYTDEIEARYPQVRCRTQILWGENDQWIPIERGRHLAGVIPDARFEPVPNAGHLVQEDAPEAVVAAVLRWIG, encoded by the coding sequence ATGACGCAGTGGATACTCGATCAGGAACTCACGTATTGCGGTCAGGCCGTACGCTATCGCACTTTCGGCGAGGGACCGCCCGTCGTGCTGATTCACGGTACGCCCTTTTCATCGTTCGTATGGCATCGGATTGCGCCGCATCTCGCGCGCGATCGCAAGGTTCATGTGTATGACCTGCTCGGCTATGGGCAATCTGAACGGCGCGATGGCCAGGACGTCTCGTTGGGCGTGCAGAACGGCTTGCTCGCCGCCCTGCTCGACCACTGGCAACTGGACGCACCGGATGTCATCGCGCATGACTTCGGCGGCGCGACGGCGCTGCGCGCGCATCTGATCGACGGCTGCGACTATGCGAGCCTCACGCTGATCGATCCCGTCGCCGTCGCTCCGTGGGGGTCGCCGTTCGTGCGACACGTGCGCGAGCATGCAGCGGCTTTCGAGGGGCTGCCCGCTTATATTCACGAGGCCGTCGTCAATGCGTACATTCGCGGTTCGATCGCGAGGACGATCGCAGCGCACGAGCTCGCGCCTTATGTGTCTCCGTGGCTCGGCGAAGTGGGGCAACCCGCCTTCTACCGGCAGATCGCCCAGATGGATCAGCGCTACACCGATGAAATCGAAGCGCGCTATCCGCAGGTGCGCTGCCGCACGCAGATCCTGTGGGGCGAGAACGATCAATGGATTCCGATCGAACGCGGCAGGCATCTGGCGGGCGTCATTCCCGATGCGCGCTTCGAGCCCGTGCCGAACGCCGGCCATCTTGTGCAGGAAGACGCGCCCGAGGCCGTCGTCGCCGCTGTGTTGCGCTGGATCGGTTGA
- a CDS encoding peptidoglycan DD-metalloendopeptidase family protein, with translation MSKNGFDRTWAGFASFTLALMVGACAHVGEQDAKNSNAASTAQTATDPAAAAPAPQMVAQSVPPVIYKVRRGDSLARIARSHNVTVKQIVAWNHLKSSARLHIGQPLKVSSPDAVKMVAVPAGPAGGQSPGKASNANGTAAAASGASNATVSGGAASASNNPGTTNAPNNAPNSTPDKAAAAAPAPGAPAPSAAEAREVNAEVARHAKGVTLIWPAQGNVVEGFQPGETRGIEIGGKAGDPIRAAADGKVMYAGTGLNEYGSLIIVQHNKDFLTAYAHNRRLLVKTGDIVRKGQQIAEMGNENNSRVSVLFELRHDGKPIDPMPYLPHQRS, from the coding sequence ATGTCGAAGAATGGTTTCGACAGAACCTGGGCCGGTTTTGCGAGCTTCACGCTCGCCTTGATGGTGGGGGCCTGCGCGCATGTCGGCGAGCAGGACGCGAAAAACAGCAACGCGGCGTCGACCGCGCAAACGGCAACGGATCCGGCTGCCGCGGCGCCCGCGCCGCAGATGGTCGCGCAGTCGGTGCCGCCCGTGATCTACAAGGTGCGTCGCGGCGATTCGCTGGCTCGCATCGCGCGCAGCCATAACGTGACGGTCAAGCAGATCGTCGCGTGGAATCATCTGAAGTCGTCCGCGCGTCTGCATATCGGGCAGCCGCTGAAGGTGTCGTCGCCGGATGCGGTGAAGATGGTCGCCGTGCCTGCCGGTCCGGCCGGGGGCCAGTCGCCGGGTAAAGCGTCGAATGCAAACGGAACTGCAGCGGCTGCCAGCGGCGCGTCGAATGCGACGGTGAGCGGCGGGGCGGCGAGCGCTTCGAATAATCCCGGCACCACGAACGCGCCGAACAACGCGCCGAACAGCACCCCGGATAAGGCGGCCGCCGCCGCGCCTGCGCCGGGCGCACCCGCGCCGAGCGCGGCCGAAGCACGCGAAGTGAATGCCGAGGTGGCGCGTCACGCAAAAGGCGTGACGCTCATCTGGCCGGCGCAGGGCAACGTCGTCGAAGGGTTCCAGCCAGGCGAGACGCGCGGCATCGAAATCGGCGGCAAGGCGGGCGACCCGATCCGCGCCGCGGCCGACGGCAAGGTGATGTACGCAGGCACCGGGCTGAACGAATACGGCAGCCTCATCATCGTCCAGCACAATAAGGATTTTCTGACGGCCTACGCGCACAACCGCAGGCTGCTCGTGAAGACGGGCGACATCGTGCGCAAAGGGCAGCAGATCGCCGAGATGGGCAACGAGAACAACTCGCGCGTGTCCGTGCTGTTCGAGTTGCGCCACGACGGCAAGCCGATCGACCCGATGCCGTATCTGCCGCATCAGCGCAGCTGA